From the genome of Maniola hyperantus chromosome 9, iAphHyp1.2, whole genome shotgun sequence:
CAATTGTAGTGATGCCACaccatgtcaaaaataaattatttgttaggaattattaaatagagggtcttttaaaattcgtaaaatccacatccgctgttagtttcaagtttgctcaccattttaaattatccatTTAACTAAAAACATTCGTCAGATTACGTTAAATGTTTATGATatcacatctgtgtatttcatacaagctcccatacTTAGCGAgtgttttgatgtttggtaaAAAGTCGCTTATTTGATTTGACTAGTAATCATCcctattaaatacaaaaaacgCGCGCCGCCGCCTTTCTGACAAAATAAATTGGTAGTTTGCATGTAGTTTGAGTTATTATCAAGAAAGACGTCTTGCCTCAGCTCTGGCGGTATGTGTTGCGTCTAAGCTTTGTGCAGAATCGGTGGTTGAGATATGAGTACGACCAATAGGTACTTCTTTGTGTTTCAGTTGTGGCAAATGTCAATAAATCTGTAAGGTGGAGCCTAGACGAAAACAATTCTACAATTGGTCTTCGAGTACGTAGATTGCCATTATTTCTCCCTTTCAAGTTACCAACCCAATAGGGACCAACCATATCAGGGAAAATATAGTTTCGTTTGGGATTGGTTAGTAACCTAAAATGGTTACTGCCCTATGACTTTTTTGTCtttgaaaaaaatttcaaatttgtgaaaaaaaatggccgccatacaaatttcgtcggcgtccatctcggagggtatgaaaaatggaagagtggttttctggcgaaagatgatcaggatccaaaggtctactcgatggatagaaaaaaaattcaaaatggcggaatttattttttcatagaaaatgtatgactttttttatttattcaaaatggcgattataaatctcgagagctgcttaagcagctcgagcagcgagcaaagtactagtctataatataaaaatgaatcactaaatgtgttggtcatcgcaaatctcgagaacagctgaaccgatttcgctaattctttttttataatattccttgaagtacgaggatggttcttacggagagaaaaatttaaaaagtttaaatcgactgttaggcggaacgaagttcgccagggcctTGTTGATCACCTACATAGACTGTgcggtaatattttattatcgcaCAAGTGTTCTAATGTAACCTTATTTAAAGTAATAGGCCTGTCAAGAGCTATTTCAAATCTCTCCTCTTACTCGAATACCTACTGAAATTATCGCCTtcaccatattttttttaccataCCATTTAAGCATATTGATCCCTTGTTAAAATGAATATAAAGATATGATAAAGATATTGTAATACGTCATCAATAACGTTTTCATATTCCAGAATGTGATTACAGTGCTGATGAATAGTGAATGGTTACAAAATGGACTTGAAGCGAACGACACGAAAGGCCTGTCAGCCGGATCATATCTgctatatatacataaatgtaagtGATCAGTTAATATTTTCTCACTTCTATACTGCATGTTATCATTTAATAtttctttcataatgctccttaTAGAAAAGGTTAGCAATCAAagactgttaatttagtttaaagtaTGTGACTAATTCTTTTACAtacaatctccaaactaaattGATAGGTTTAAGGGGCTAACTTATGTCGGAATAAaaacaggtcaagtgcgagtcggacttgcgcactatgggttccgtacaaaatattttaacactttTATATGCAACACTGCAAGCTAATGACGAGCAACGCTATCTACATGTagttaagtaaattaattatgttCGTGAACACgtgtttttgtgtgtgatgtaatcaccaattcacggttttcgaatttttcctttacttgtgctataagtcctacataagtatgcgacaggtttaaatggcaatcggggatggaacgccccgcacagcccccgcgctaacccggtgcgggcgagcgcggatgacgcgtgggtgtgcgaggcatccccccgcctcatacaccgatagccatctcaacttgtcgcggactatacctaccaaacatgattctaggtcaacgggaagtaccctacaggtttcttgacagacacgacagtgATCCTACtcctttatccttttgaggtacggaaccctaaaaaaaataaaaaaacgttaTATTGTTACAGTTTATCGTAACGACAACATCAAGCGACGGTATTTGACGTTCTCGACGACGACGCGCGACTTTACCTACAGGTCGACTGTGATCGACATCATTGCACTAGTCTTAGGACTGGTGCTACTCGCTGCATCTATTTCTTTGTTTGCACTACGGAACCGCATATtaggtaactagatgatgcccgcgacttcgtccgcgtggatttaggtttttttaaatcccgtgtggaactctttgtttttccgggataaaaagtatatatatttcgtcaaaatcggtataatggatgggccgtgaaaggctagcagacagacagacagacacacactttcgcataaatattggtatggaagtatggattatatcgATTGATGTCTCGctacagatgaaaatgttacattaatttgtatgctttgtttttatcagtgacaccaacaacaaataaatgtattttctttctttcaaatgcCTTGAGAAACTTACACTAGCAGTTGCCTTTTTGTTCGGTGATTTTGTTCGCGTTTTGCATGTAGGTATACGAGTTACCCCAATGCCCTTTGTGTTTaatttatctgtattttgtaGGAACTGAGTTGAATACCCCTACTTTGGTAACTGCGGCCGAGCCCACGGTAAACAATCGACTATCCGGAACTCAACCAGAAGAAAGGCCTTTGGCTGCTCCCGTTAATAATGAGTACTTATAACTTATAAGCAGAGTGCTTTGCCGAGAGGCTACAATttagatatacttacttacaggCACAGGTACGGGTCTCGAGGCGTGAGCGAAAATAGTGGGATACTTGCGCACacgttatagtacgcgacaggttgaattgacaatcggggagggaactccccacacacccgcacagcccccgcgctaacccggtgcggatgaaagcgagtgacgtgcgggtgtgcggagcttATAACCCGATTTCTACCTGAtactatttcaacctgtcataGACTATCCAGTCGCATACACGCTCTAAAAATATGCTTGTGCGAATGTGCGCAATTCGTGTATGCGCAGTTGCGCGCGccaatttcaaatttttgattattttatatttaccaCAAAAAGTGTCTATTGTTTATTTGTGCGCGTGTGCAAATAGTGTACATGCGTACATAAAGCAAACAAACACGACTAATGATTTGTGTGTCCGCGGCAAACTATACAGGGCGCGCGGCAACCAATGCGGGAGGCAGTGTACATGACGTGATATGACAGCCAACCAATCATGCACATTGCACTCGGCGCACGTAGCATCCCGCTAATCAGAACCAATATAACATGATCAtacaatgcgtgctacctattatgtgtaattttctcttgtatgttaataataaatttaaaaaaaaatgagttgTGCGCCATCGACTTCGTGGCATTAGATCTTTGCCAAGTGCTATAGCTACCTATTATTACTGTCATGAAAggctttattattataactagacGATGCTCAATTTCTTCCGTGTGAatgtatgtttttaaaaatcctgtgggaactctttttaatttccggcataaaaactagcctatatccgtctacgagatgcaagctatctccgtatgaaataggtgatgcccacgacatTGTGGACGTGAATTTATGTTTCTCAAAATTCCATGTTTGGAACCATGGAACTcttttttcgtcaaaatcgatttaacAGATGGGCCGTCAAAATCTAGCAGACCGGATaaactttcgcgtttataataataagtaagcaTAGTATTACAATTAACATTATTATAACAGTTAGATATGACATAATTTATACAAAGTTATTCAGAAAGAGAGTCACAACTTTTCCtataaaggtctgtacgcacctaagctgcgctgcgcgtaaCTGCAGggcgcggcacagagcgtcaaaatattatttctatcattttgtatggcgcatatcgcactcaAACGGCGCTGCACCGCGCGTTAccgcgcgtcgcggctgggagaatattgtgaagcgcagcgcaATAACGCTCtgtgcagcgacgctagtgcaacatacccagcggcgcgtcgcgtcgcttcaggatgcgtacggcgctcggataagatacacgcgcatcgagttaagtatttaatgtaaaggcgtgatagacctcaaaataaataacgttgttttaatttttggtacatgacgGGCTAttgaagtatatcctcaaattCCCAatcccctaggatgtcggcttccaccctttccctcttcactgtcgctcatcttgcgacgttgttgctcgtacgcgaacgggtgtaaaagtgacgcgtactgcagttgtagtgcggtaggtaccgtgagcggcctgaagtgacgctttctgcagtcggactgaagcgacgcgcagcgcagcgcaacTGCGTAGGGGGAGGGGGGGCactttgatacacaaaaattaaatctcTTTTCTGAGGACCATAAagcattatatttaaatatttgttttgatgTGTGCATTGGCTGATATGTCAGCTTACATTTTGGCTACGCAAAAACCGCAAAAATTGGCGACGTATAGAGATAATGtgattttaagaaaataaaatgtttgtatCATTCTGCCCCACCAGTGGGGCACTTTGATACATGGGGTGGGGCAGTTTGATACGTATTTTAGATCCATATGAAATGCAAATTTAAACTGACTAAAAACCCAATATAAACTGtattattacttaaaattaagaaataaaacaattttattgattgagATCGCAAAACACTTTTTATTAAGAGTGCACATTAGCCATAATCAGTCTCTTAAGTTACTTAAGAAAtataatcacaaaaaaaaacaatattgtcATCATAGAACAAGACTAATTCTCTGTTATTTTCTTAATTATATAATCAGttatatacttactaagtaATCAGACTTTAACATTGAATATTgttaatgaaaatataatattagaacCTCCTATCAAAATGAACAATagttttcttaaaaaattaaacaaacatcaaaaatttaacaaaaataatcataaaaactctcatataaattacaaaacaatCTACTGGATATTATATCGAGTTAAACCTACCGAAAATGAATAAAGCGACGATGTTCGAGATGTGCCTTTGGAGAAAGTTGGTTTTGGTAATTGCAAAACTACATCTCTAACATCCACACTTGCTTTGTCTTCCACAATTGGAAATATGAACTTATAAGACCCTGTTTTTTTTCTGAGATATGATACTTCATATTCTGTCACATTATACTTAAATACGACTTTGGCAACGTAGTGAATCACAGTTTTCTTCTTCTCAAACTTAATTAGTAGGAAATCTCCAATATTTATGTGTTCAGGATTAACTGGTTCTTCATTAATTACCTCTTCTTCTGATTCCGATGGCATTTCAATGTCTTCACTATCACTCGTCATCACGACTTCATCTAGACTAGAATCGGAATCTATTTCTGCAGGCAAAGAagttactctctttttcttttttggcTCAGTTAACCCCAACAGATTTTTCGCTGTTTTCAATTCTTTTGCATGCTGTTTTGCTTTTTGTAATTCTCTTTTCCTGTCCTTTTCATTACGTAAGCTTTCTAATCTA
Proteins encoded in this window:
- the LOC117985159 gene encoding uncharacterized protein isoform X2 yields the protein MSGTEIQNYTIEYTYCKPASKNYATCEDFFNRDEENQNYCQCYVTTNLIETLQGEIVVHCQLEMYNPQDSNMANSSIKIVTNDIISNASGQCDPYNTVKTTANETCEIIPDSIFNDEFILNTYNESTELSEKLVANVNKSVRWSLDENNSTIGLRNVITVLMNSEWLQNGLEANDTKGLSAGSYLLYIHKFYRNDNIKRRYLTFSTTTRDFTYRSTVIDIIALVLGLVLLAASISLFALRNRILGTELNTPTLVTAAEPTVNNRLSGTQPEERPLAAPVNNEYL